One Cuculus canorus isolate bCucCan1 chromosome 2, bCucCan1.pri, whole genome shotgun sequence genomic region harbors:
- the IL7 gene encoding interleukin-7 isoform X1 → MPRAFFRSIFRTLPLLLVLSPVSSSNCTMGNRTTEIRVKYENILSHDIDELVNMSAEYRDRCCKNKNHENSKMFFCNDTQEIESLQSMACNMLRFFHRQKISKDFRWKAALVSCGTLQVLRCKCERHKKEKVCTQVNIPNKEDTETGEQSKRKCNQEFCELKENISSLRSCWNKFEKIISR, encoded by the exons ATGCCCCGTG CCTTTTTTAGATCTATCTTTCGGACTCTGCCACTGCTTCTTGTTCTGTCTCCAGTGAGTTCGTCCAATTGTACAATGGGAAATAGAACAACTGAAATCCGTGTGAAGTATGAGAATATACTAAGCCACGACATTGATGAGCTG GTAAATATGTCTGCAGAGTATCGTGACAGGTGCTGCAAGAATAAAAACCATGAAAatagcaaaatgtttttctgcaatGATACTCAG GAAATAGAATCACTACAGAGTATGGCATGCAATATGCTCAGATTCTTTCATAGgcaaaaaatcagcaaagacTTCAGATGGAAAGCAGCATTAGTCTCATGTGGAACGTTACAAGTTCTACGATGCAAGTGTGaaagacataagaaagaaaag GTTTGCACGCAGGTAAATATTCCTAATAAAGAAGATACAGAAACAGGTGAACAGTCCAAAAGGAAATGTAACCAAGAATTTtgtgaactgaaagaaaatatatctagCCTTCGATCCTGCTggaataaatttgaaaaaataatttccaggtGA
- the IL7 gene encoding interleukin-7 isoform X2, translated as MGNRTTEIRVKYENILSHDIDELVNMSAEYRDRCCKNKNHENSKMFFCNDTQEIESLQSMACNMLRFFHRQKISKDFRWKAALVSCGTLQVLRCKCERHKKEKVCTQVNIPNKEDTETGEQSKRKCNQEFCELKENISSLRSCWNKFEKIISR; from the exons ATGGGAAATAGAACAACTGAAATCCGTGTGAAGTATGAGAATATACTAAGCCACGACATTGATGAGCTG GTAAATATGTCTGCAGAGTATCGTGACAGGTGCTGCAAGAATAAAAACCATGAAAatagcaaaatgtttttctgcaatGATACTCAG GAAATAGAATCACTACAGAGTATGGCATGCAATATGCTCAGATTCTTTCATAGgcaaaaaatcagcaaagacTTCAGATGGAAAGCAGCATTAGTCTCATGTGGAACGTTACAAGTTCTACGATGCAAGTGTGaaagacataagaaagaaaag GTTTGCACGCAGGTAAATATTCCTAATAAAGAAGATACAGAAACAGGTGAACAGTCCAAAAGGAAATGTAACCAAGAATTTtgtgaactgaaagaaaatatatctagCCTTCGATCCTGCTggaataaatttgaaaaaataatttccaggtGA